A genomic region of Pogoniulus pusillus isolate bPogPus1 unplaced genomic scaffold, bPogPus1.pri scaffold_50_arrow_ctg1, whole genome shotgun sequence contains the following coding sequences:
- the LOC135174178 gene encoding olfactory receptor 14A16-like: protein MSNSSSTSHFVLLAFTGTRHLQLLRFCLFLATYLAALLGNSLIIATIAWYHHLHTPMYFFLLNLALLDLGYISTAVPKSMVNSLWDLRDISFKGCAAQVFLIHFFVSGELFLLTIMAYDRYAAICRPLHYGTLLGSRACAHLAAAAWGCAGLDALLHTANTFSLPLCQGNVVHQFFCETPQLLKLSCSTAYLREVWLIVASVCLLFGCFVFIVVSYVQIFRAVLRMPSQQGRHKAFATCLPHLAVLSLFISTGFFAYLKPPSISSPPLDVLMAVLYSVVPPAVNPLIYSLRNQELRAALRKVTTGWFCKL from the coding sequence ATGtccaacagcagctccacctcCCACTTCGTCCTCCTGGCGTTCACAGGCACACggcatctgcagctgctgcgcttctgcctcttcctggccacctacctggctgccctcctgggcaacaGCCTCATCATCGCCACCATCGCCTGGTACCaccacctgcacacccccatgtacttcttcctcctcaacctCGCCCTCCTTGACCTTGGCTACATCTCCACCGCCGTGCCCAAGTCCATGGTGAACTCCCTCTGGGACCTCAGGGACATCTCCTtcaagggctgtgctgctcaggtctTTCTGATTCACTTTTTCGTTTCAGGAGAGCTTTTCCTGCTCACCATCATGGCCTACGACCGCTACgctgccatctgcagacccctgcactatggcaccctcctgggcagcagagcttgtgcccacctggcagcagctgcctggggctgtgcaggtctcgatgctctgctgcacacagccaatacattttccctgcccctctgccagggcaatgTTGTGCACCAGTTCTTCTGTGAGACTCCCCAGCTCCTCAAGCtgtcctgctccacagcctaccTGAGGGAGGTTTGGCTCATTGTGGCCAGTGTCTGTTTGCTGTTTGGCTGCTTTGTGTTCATTGTGGTGTCCTATGTGCAGAtcttcagggcagtgctgaggatgccctctcagcagggacgccacaaagcctttgccacctgcctccctcacctggctgtgctctccctGTTCATCAGCACTGGCTTCTTTGCCTACCTGAAGCCTCCTTCCATCTCCTCCCCCCCTCTGGATGTGCTGATGGCAGTGCTGTACTCGGTGGTACCCCCAGCAGTGAACCCTCTCATCTACAGCCTGAGGAACCAggagctgagggctgccctgAGGAAGGTCACAACTGGATGGTTTTGCAAGCTATGA
- the LOC135174177 gene encoding zinc finger protein 345-like has protein sequence MAAQKGTDEILEENHLNNNLEEPKHSLEEEGNEDIDQEAIKEKEESEYEEDGEDDVKEDENEVEEDDSEYEEDEEDNVEEEENEVEKEDEEEEDTEEECRATSAHSVPLEQPTQCPKCGQSFPPSSEVAKSHCPHPSAQPFVCGDCGHSFSLRSKFTQHHKVHRRKQLYTCGGCSKSFTRSLTLIAHWHSHTGKKPFACSECSKSFRHSLCFLQHRRVHTGERPHACSDCGKSFQGDSMLTAHWQVRAGEKPFSCSECGKSFSVSCHLFRHRRAHTGEKPYRCAGCGKSFCWSKTLIAHWRVHTGKKLFACTSCDKTFSHISHFLQHCHVHASERLCNCSDSSKSLSGSSDHSQQLCNHFSEGHGLCSSEEKLPDPEVITSSCSKCLQSFSNHSALVQHRRTHRGEMPHGCADCGKGCSSKFSLTQNHQNRTGEKPFQCADCSKSFARRSTLARHRWVHTGERPHVCDDCGKTFTCRFNLARHCRVHAGERPHVCGDCGKSFTRRFILAQHCHVHTGEKPFTCATCGKSYKNRSNLTWHCHTHTGEKPYQRAKCGKNFNSRRSLTQHHSIHTGEQPYQCAECGKSFTRKSHLTQHCHVHTSEKPHVCGDCGKSFTRRSHLTYHRHVHTGQKPFTCASCGKSYVHRSNLARHIRIHACDQPTPNVTFMDNLSYGLHGSKVQREVGDALWDAVLSNGTDFESPLQLSPARREVLRALLKMTAERNTAAVVLLLLLPAATNSSDAPRVPADDCVRYGTRTFSFQPVKDVTEGTEERTRMENHVILSRISVPHGDEKPGPNLWVTFYRQAENCEWEEE, from the exons atggctgcccagaagggcacAGATGAAATCCTGGAGGAGAACCATTTGAACAATAATTTAGAGGagccaaagcacagccttgAGGAAGAAGGTAATGAAGACATAGATCAGGAGGCcataaaggagaaggaagagagtgAGTatgaggaagatggagaggatgATGTGAAAGAAGATGAGAATGAAGTGGAGGAGGATGACAGTGAGTAtgaggaagatgaagaagataatgtggaagaggaggagaatgaagtggagaaggaggatgaagaagaggaggatacAGAGGAggagtgcagagccacatcagCCCACTCTGTGCCACTGGAGCAGCCAACTCAGTGCCCcaagtgtgggcagagcttccCACCCAGCTCAGAGGTGGCGAAGTCTCACTGCCCccaccccagtgcccagccctttGTCTGTGGTGACTgtgggcacagcttcagcctcaggTCCAAGTTCACCCAGCACCACAAGGTCCACAGAAGGAAGCAGCTGTACACCTGtggtggctgcagcaagagcttcacTCGCAGCCTGACTCTCATCGCCCACTGGCACAGCCACACCGGGAAGAAGCCCTTTGCCTGCAGCGAGTGCAGCAAGAGCTTCCGGCACAGCTTGTGTTTCCTCCAGCACCGCCGTGTCCACACCGGTGAGAGGCCTCATGCCTgcagtgactgtggcaagagtttCCAGGGGGACTCGATGCTCACTGCTCACTGGCAGGTCCGTGCTGGTGAGAAACCCTTCAGCTGCAGCGAgtgcggcaagagcttcagcGTCAGCTGCCACCTGTTCCGGCACCGCCGTGCCCACACCGGTGAGAAGCCGTACCGCTGTGCcggctgtggcaagagcttctgtTGGAGCAAGACCCTCATCGCCCACTGGCGTGTGCACACTGgcaagaagctgtttgcctgcacCAGCTGTGACAAGACCTTCAGCCACATCTCTcacttcctccagcactgccatgtcCACGCCAGTGAGCGGTTGTGCAACTGCAGTGATAGCAGCAAGAGCCTCAGTGGCAGCTCtgaccacagccagcagctctgcaaccaCTTCTCTGAGGGCCATGGGCTGTGCAGCAGCGAGGAGAAGCTGCCAGATCCTGAAGTCAttaccagcagctgcagcaagtgCCTGCAGAGCTTCAGCAACCACTCGGCCTTGGTGCAGCACAGGCGGACCCACAGGGGTGAGATGCCACAtggctgtgctgactgtggcaagggctgcagctccAAATTCAGTCTCACCCAGAACCACCAAAACAGAACTGGGGAAAAGCCATTCCAgtgtgctgactgcagcaagagctttGCCCGCAGGTCCACCTTAGCCCGTCACCGCTGGGTGcacactggtgagaggcctcatgTCTGTGATGACTGTGGTAAGACCTTCACCTGCAGGTTCAACTTAGCCCGGCACTGCCGTGTGCACGCAGGTGAGAGGCCTCATGTCTGTGGTGACTGTGGTAAGAGCTTCACCCGCAGGTTCatcttagcccagcactgccatgtgCACACAGGCGAGAAACCCTTCACCTGTGCCACCTGTGGCAAGAGCTACAAAAACAGATCCAACCTGACTTGGCACTGCCACacccacactggtgagaagccaTACCAGCGTGCTAAGTGTGGAAAGAACTTCAACTCCAGACGCAGCCTCACCCAGCACCACAGTATCCACACTGGTGAACAGCCCTAccagtgtgctgagtgtggcaagagcttcaccaggAA ATCTCatctcacccagcactgccatgttCACACAAGTGAGAAGCCTCATGTCTGTGGGGACTGTGGTAAGAGCTTCACCCGCAGATCTCATCTCACCTATCACCGCCATGTTCACACAGGTCAGAAACCCTtcacctgtgccagctgtggcaAGAGCTATGTTCACAGGTCCAACCTCGCCCGGCACATTCGAATCCATGCCTGTGACCAGCCCACACCAA atgtcacattcatggataacctgagttatggcctccatgg atcgaaagtgcagcgggaggtcggagacgcactgtgggatgcggttcttagcaacggcACAGACTTTGAGTCGCCCCtccagctaagtcccgcccggcgggaggtgctccgcgcgttactaaaGATGACAGCCGAAAGAAACACGGCGGCGGTGGTCCTGTTACTTCTCCTGCCGGCCGCTACGAACAGCTCTGACGC cccgcgcgtccccgcggatgaCTGCGTGCGATATGGGACacggacttttagttttcagccggtaaaagacgttactgaaggtacagaggaacggacg aggatggaaaatcatgtcatccttagtcggatATCTGTACCTCACGGCgatgagaagcctggcccaaa TCTCTGGGTGACCTTctacaggcaggcagagaactGTGAGTGGGAAGAAGAATGA